From Rhodamnia argentea isolate NSW1041297 chromosome 10, ASM2092103v1, whole genome shotgun sequence, a single genomic window includes:
- the LOC115752331 gene encoding uncharacterized protein LOC115752331, with the protein MGCCFSSAARHPHARNPSRPDLSKPNHPAGPCSNTYATQAAATLEAEEEEEAVKEVLSETPLPKPHPPPQTTTSGNAESEARFLPKLGECALEAQTPTGNKEEVVAEAVSECSELCSVGESFSTASATTTTTATTVAEKEAEVTSRDKGEVTQRVIKRSPMKAQRNRPYNGEQAARRAARSPAKKPVVPRTTAAATQQRSRMGTTTAALRRDQSDGLGRRSRSPAARNGGGGRRSVVGGSPSNKTGNAGGRSAATSAGDVDKKEADAGGERGDEGDSRQGNESVDNPLVSLECFIFL; encoded by the coding sequence ATGGGTTGCTGTTTCAGCTCCGCCGCGCGCCACCCACATGCCCGAAACCCCTCAAGACCCGACCTTTCTAAGCCGAACCATCCGGCGGGGCCATGTAGCAACACGTACGCGACACAGGCCGCTGCCACGCtcgaagcagaagaagaagaggaggccgTCAAGGAAGTTCTCTCCGAAACGCCTCTGCCGAAACCTCACCCTCCACCTCAAACAACAACCAGCGGCAATGCAGAATCCGAGGCTCGATTCTTGCCTAAGCTTGGAGAATGTGCACTGGAAGCCCAAACTCCGACCGGAAACAAAGAAGAGGTTGTCGCCGAAGCTGTTTCGGAGTGTTCGGAGCTATGCAGCGTCGGCGAGAGCTTCTCCACCGCCAGCGCCACTACGACGACCACTGCTACTACCGTCGCTGAGAAGGAGGCCGAAGTGACGAGCAGAGATAAAGGAGAAGTCACGCAGAGAGTGATCAAGAGATCTCCGATGAAGGCGCAGAGGAACCGTCCCTACAACGGGGAACAGGCGGCGAGGCGAGCGGCCAGATCTCCGGCGAAGAAGCCGGTGGTGCCGaggacgacggcggcggcgacgcaGCAACGGAGCCGCATGGGGACTACAACTGCCGCATTGCGGCGAGACCAGAGCGATGGCCTCGGCAGGCGGTCGAGGTCGCCGGCGGCCAGGAACGGCGGTGGCGGGAGGAGGAGCGTGGTAGGGGGTAGTCCGTCGAATAAGACCGGGAATGCCGGCGGCAGGTCGGCGGCCACGTCGGCCGGAGACGTGGATAAGAAGGAAGCGGATGCGGGTGGGGAGAGAGGAGACGAGGGCGATTCGAGGCAGGGGAATGAGTCCGTTGATAACCCTCTCGTCTCGTTGGAGTGCTTCATCTTTCTGTGA